In one window of Bdellovibrio bacteriovorus W DNA:
- a CDS encoding riboflavin synthase beta chain (COG0054 Riboflavin synthase beta-chain), producing MGRLKIGVVTARFNNEITEKLEEGAIAYLENCENVEIFAALVPGAVEIPLACQAFLDGGCDGVVALGVVIRGETSHYDYVCNSVTDGVTRLMLDYKKPIGFGVLTTENEEQALARAGGEHGNKGAEAAQVVMEMIGLTQEIPVAIKTFEQEMKVSAKPAKKASAKKAAAPKKAKKATAKPAKKTAKKAKKVRK from the coding sequence ATGGGCAGACTTAAAATCGGTGTAGTAACAGCTAGATTCAATAATGAGATCACAGAAAAACTAGAAGAAGGCGCGATTGCCTATCTTGAAAACTGTGAGAACGTAGAGATTTTTGCGGCCCTAGTTCCAGGCGCTGTTGAGATCCCTTTAGCGTGCCAAGCCTTCCTTGATGGTGGCTGTGACGGTGTTGTGGCTTTAGGTGTTGTGATTCGTGGTGAAACTTCTCATTACGATTACGTGTGTAATTCAGTAACTGACGGTGTAACTCGTTTGATGCTGGATTATAAAAAACCAATTGGCTTTGGTGTTCTAACGACTGAGAACGAAGAGCAAGCTCTTGCTCGCGCAGGTGGTGAACATGGCAATAAGGGCGCAGAAGCCGCTCAAGTTGTGATGGAAATGATCGGTCTTACTCAGGAAATTCCGGTAGCAATTAAGACTTTTGAGCAGGAAATGAAGGTGTCTGCCAAGCCTGCGAAGAAAGCTTCAGCTAAAAAGGCCGCAGCTCCAAAAAAAGCAAAAAAGGCGACTGCTAAGCCAGCAAAGAAGACTGCAAAAAAGGCTAAGAAAGTTAGAAAGTAA
- a CDS encoding nitrogen regulation protein NtrY (COG5000 Signal transduction histidine kinase involved in nitrogen fixation and metabolism regulation): MAKTPHKDDFLPPGPQEFKKRRREIFLVLVVSFLFGLLTWFEIRLFSTSQELPFVHSIFFFGLVNFNIILLLLLLFMIFRNVVKVFVERRGRVFGSSLKAKLIAAFVTFSFVPTVLMFIISVFYINSSFDKWFSAKMAGVLKSSIEVTNAYYFNAKKKNYHFAHQIAEAVRPLSGYQQIDKKITQLRKEFSLDAVEYYPSLFGKRAVVAAEDDSVPVVPAVSLEFLQKGIKLQVEASIIHQFGDGNLVRVIVPVQEGKEKGAIVVSSFLPLSLISKMNDVSTAYEEFRDINPLEYPLKSIYLYILVLMTFVILLAATWFGFYLAKQLSVPIVQLGRATRRVADGDYTPLEVESGSEEISYLIQSFNQMTVTLERTLEELDQHARYTDTVLKNVSAGVISVGEDGLVTTINRHAAQLLKIDADKFIGKSVRDLLTLEYFRTFAELQKTMLDHKVESIQKELRLNVQGEALPLLMTLSILKDEKGHDMGKILVFDDLTPIANAQRAAAWTEVARRIAHEIKNPLTPIKLSAERLQRKFGATITDPAFSECTTMIVKQVDGLKSLVNEFSNFARLPQARPVLGSLNQVVEESLGLYRQAHPQIQFKYEADPELPEFKFDPDQLKRVIMNLVENSVAAVAKESQPRVEIVTRYDREIKTMRLTIADNGEGIPAAERGRIFEPYYSTKEGGTGLGLAIVKRIIEDHNGFIRATANEPQGIKMVIELPVNEVGAWKPAVE; the protein is encoded by the coding sequence ATGGCAAAAACACCGCATAAAGATGATTTTCTTCCTCCTGGTCCTCAGGAGTTTAAAAAACGACGCCGCGAGATTTTTTTAGTTCTTGTGGTGTCGTTTCTTTTTGGTCTCTTAACTTGGTTTGAGATTCGACTCTTCTCAACCAGCCAAGAGCTTCCCTTTGTTCACAGTATATTTTTCTTCGGGCTCGTAAACTTCAACATCATTCTCTTGTTGTTGCTTCTGTTTATGATTTTCCGAAACGTTGTGAAGGTTTTCGTCGAAAGGCGAGGAAGAGTTTTTGGCAGCAGTCTTAAGGCAAAACTCATTGCAGCCTTTGTAACCTTCAGTTTCGTTCCGACGGTGCTGATGTTTATTATTTCGGTTTTCTATATCAACTCTAGTTTTGATAAATGGTTTAGCGCGAAAATGGCGGGGGTTTTAAAAAGCTCCATAGAAGTTACCAATGCCTACTACTTCAATGCTAAAAAGAAGAACTACCACTTTGCCCATCAGATTGCCGAGGCGGTTCGTCCTCTATCGGGATATCAGCAAATTGACAAAAAAATCACTCAGCTGCGAAAAGAGTTTTCACTCGATGCAGTTGAATACTATCCGTCACTTTTTGGAAAGCGCGCGGTCGTTGCTGCCGAAGACGACAGTGTGCCGGTTGTTCCCGCTGTTTCCCTTGAGTTTCTCCAAAAGGGGATTAAGCTTCAGGTAGAGGCGAGCATCATCCATCAGTTTGGGGATGGAAATCTAGTCCGCGTGATTGTGCCGGTTCAAGAGGGAAAAGAAAAAGGCGCCATAGTTGTTTCCAGTTTCTTGCCGTTATCTTTGATTTCAAAAATGAACGATGTTTCTACGGCCTATGAAGAATTTCGAGATATCAATCCTCTCGAATACCCGCTGAAGTCGATCTATCTCTATATTCTTGTTCTGATGACTTTCGTGATTCTCTTAGCAGCGACATGGTTTGGTTTCTATCTGGCCAAACAGCTTTCGGTGCCGATTGTGCAACTTGGAAGGGCGACCCGCAGGGTAGCCGATGGAGACTATACGCCACTTGAGGTTGAGTCTGGTTCAGAAGAAATTAGCTATCTGATTCAAAGTTTTAATCAGATGACAGTGACTCTAGAAAGAACTCTGGAAGAGCTCGATCAGCATGCTCGCTACACAGACACCGTATTAAAGAACGTGAGTGCAGGGGTGATTTCGGTAGGGGAAGACGGGCTTGTGACAACTATCAATCGCCATGCGGCTCAGTTATTAAAAATTGATGCTGATAAGTTCATCGGCAAATCGGTTCGTGATCTTTTGACCCTAGAGTATTTTAGAACTTTCGCAGAGCTGCAAAAAACCATGCTGGATCATAAAGTTGAAAGCATCCAAAAGGAATTGCGCCTCAACGTTCAAGGGGAAGCATTGCCTCTCTTAATGACTCTTTCGATTCTTAAGGATGAAAAAGGTCATGATATGGGTAAGATCTTGGTGTTTGACGATCTTACTCCTATTGCCAATGCACAGAGAGCGGCTGCGTGGACTGAGGTAGCTCGTCGTATTGCCCATGAGATTAAAAACCCACTCACTCCGATCAAACTTTCCGCGGAAAGATTGCAGAGAAAATTTGGTGCGACGATCACAGACCCGGCATTCTCCGAATGTACGACCATGATCGTGAAGCAGGTGGATGGGCTTAAGAGCCTAGTGAATGAATTTAGTAACTTTGCACGCTTGCCGCAGGCGCGGCCTGTGTTGGGAAGTTTGAATCAAGTGGTGGAGGAGTCCTTGGGACTTTATCGTCAGGCCCACCCCCAGATTCAGTTTAAGTATGAAGCAGATCCCGAACTTCCTGAGTTTAAGTTTGATCCGGATCAATTGAAGCGCGTCATCATGAATCTTGTTGAAAACTCTGTGGCGGCTGTTGCAAAAGAGTCACAACCACGGGTGGAAATCGTGACTCGATACGACAGAGAAATCAAAACTATGCGCTTAACTATCGCTGATAACGGCGAGGGAATCCCAGCAGCCGAGCGTGGACGAATTTTTGAACCCTATTACTCAACAAAAGAGGGGGGGACAGGGCTGGGGCTCGCAATTGTGAAGCGTATCATCGAAGATCATAATGGATTTATTCGCGCGACAGCGAACGAACCTCAGGGTATAAAGATGGTGATTGAATTACCAGTCAACGAAGTCGGCGCTTGGAAGCCTGCCGTTGAGTAA